The window CATCCTGTAGATGATGATATAATTTAGGCCAAAAGGGTAATTAGTATAACACTTTTCAAAAAAAGTATGACAAAATCATTACAAATGAATAAAGTTTTTGTAACAACTTTTAACCTAATGTGAATAAAAGTATTTATTTCATGTTTTAAAAATGGTATAGTATGACTGATTAGTAGGAAAGTTTTACATCAGAGGTCTGATCTCTTCAAAATGGTGGTGTTTTAGATGACAATAAAAGTAGACCATCGTCATTTATATCTGCAAGTGATTGATCGTCTTAAACAAGACATCGATAAGGGCATATTTAAAGAAAAGGAAAAACTTCCTTCTGAATTTGAATTAGCCAAGTCGCTAGGAGTAAGCCGTGCAACTTTAAGAGAGGCTCTTCGCCTATTGGAAGAAGAAAATGTAATTGTCAGACGACATGGAGTGGGCACCTTTGTAAATTCGAAGCCCATTTTCACATCGGGAATCGAACAGCTTTCTAGCGTTTCTTCTATGATTCGTAAAGCTGGAATGGAGCCGGGTACTATTTACTTGAGTTCTATGCAAGCGATTCCTTCTGAGGATGATATTTTAAGATTTCAATGCGGTGATGAGCAATCGGTTGTTACGATGGAACGTGTCCGTACTGCAAATGGCGAACCAGTTGTGTATTGTGTCGATAAGGTTCCGAAAAATTATTTACCTAATGATTTTCTCATTAGAGAAGAAGGCTCTATTTTTACTGCATTAGAAGAGTCTGGGGAAATACGTATTTCGTACGCGGTGACGTTTATTGATCCTGTGGGTTATCACGAGATCGCATCACCAACTTTGAATTGTGAGCCAGAAACTTCATTGCTTGTTTTAAAACAACTCCATTACGATGAAAACGATCGTGTGGTTTTGTACTCGAAAAATTATTTTCGAGCAGATAAATTTAGCTTTCACGTTGTTCGGAAAAGGGTGTAAAATGTAACAATTCCTGCTAATAAGAAAAAAAATGGGGGTTTTCAAATTGACAAAGCGTAAATTTGGATTAGGTCTATCACTAGTACTAGCTGCTGGAACAATCCTAGGAGCATGTGGTTCTAAAGATGAAGAAACAACTACACCAAAAGATTCAGATGGTAAAGGTTCTGAAGGCACAACTGAAGCAGTAGATTTTTCTCTAGCAATGGTAACTGATGTTGGTGGAGTTGATGACAAATCTTTCAACCAACTAGCTTGGGAAGGTATTGAAGCTTTTGGTCAAGAAAATGGTCTTGAAAAAGGCACTGGTGGATATGACTACCTTCAATCTTCTTCAGATGCCGATTATATTACTAACTTAAATAACTTAGTACGTCGTGACTTTGATGTAGTTTATGGTATTGGTTTCTTAATGGAAGAACCAATTAAAACAATTGCTGAGCAACAACCTGAAGCTCAACTTGCAATCATCGATTCAATCGTTGATGCTCCAAACGTTGCTTCTGTAATGTTCAAAGAGCAAGAGGGATCATTCCTTGCAGGTGTTGCAGCTGCTCTAATGTCTGAATCTAAACAAATCGGTTTCGTTGGTGGAATGGAAATTCCTGTAATTGAACGTTTTGAAGCTGGATTCCTAGAAGGTGTTAAAGCTGTAGATCCATCTATTAAAGTAGATGTACAATACACTGGTAAATTTGATGATGCTGCACTTGGTAAAACAACTGCTAACCGTATGTATTCTTCAGGCGTAGATATTATTTTCCACGCTGCTGGTGGTACTGGTAATGGTGTATTCGCAGAAGCAAAAGAACGTAAAACAAAAGATGCTAATGCAAACGTATGGGTAATCGGAGTTGACTCTGACCAATACGAAGAAGGTGCTGTTGGTAACACGAATGTAACACTTACTTCTATGCAAAAACGTGTAGACATCGCAGTTCAAAATATTGCTAAAGAAGCAATGGCTGGTAAGTTCCCAGGTGGAACAACTGTAACTTACGGTTTAGCAGAAGAAGGAGTACAGCTTGCTGATTCTCGCGGAGCAATTCCACAAGAAATTTTAGACCAAGTTCAAGAGTACTCAGACAAAATTGCTGCTGGGGAAATCGTTGTTCCTGAAACAGTAGAAAAATAGTATTATCCAACATCATAAAGGCCGATTTCTCTCGGTCTTTATGATATTTTAAATTAATAGATGAAAGATTTTAACTATTCAGAAGTATAAAGTCTTTCCTGTATTAATTTAGTACTAGAATTATAGTAGGGAGTGAATTCATTGGATTATGTAATAGAGATGCTTGGCATACGGAAAGAGTTTGGATCGTTTGTTGCAAATGATAACATTACCCTTCAGTTAAAAAAGGGAGAAATTCATGCACTTTTAGGAGAAAATGGTGCTGGTAAATCCACGCTTATGAACGTTTTGTTCGGATTATATCAACCAGAGGCTGGCGAGATAAAAGTAAAAGGGAAAACCGTTAAAGTGACTGACCCGAATGTTGCAAATGATTTAGGCATAGGGATGGTCCATCAGCACTTCATGCTCGTTGAGAATTTTACTGTAACGGAAAATATAATATTAGGTAATGAGTTAACAAAAGCAGGCGTCGTCAATATTAAAGATGCAGCTAAGAAAATACAAAAGCTTTCAGAAATGTACGGACTAGATGTAGATCCTACTGCAAAGATTGAAGATATTTCTGTTGGGATGCAGCAACGAGTGGAAATATTGAAAACGCTTTATCGCGGAGCTGATATATTAATTTTTGATGAACCGACTGCTTCACTGACTCCTCAAGAGATTAATGAATTAATTCAAATTATGAAACGTTTAATTCAAGAGGGTAAATCAATTATTTTGATCACGCATAAGTTAAAAGAAATTATGGATGTTTCTGACCGAGTAACGGTTATTCGTAAAGGTGAAGGAATTGGTACAGTTGTTACTGCAGAAACAAATCCAAATGAATTAGCCTCCTTAATGGTTGGTAGACAAGTAGAATTCAAAACTGTGAAAAGTGAAGCAAATCCTGCTGACGATACACTTGTCATTAAAGATCTAGTTGTAGCAGATTATCGTGGCATTGATAAGGTTAAAGGACTAAACTTAACGGTCCGTAAAGGTGAAATTTTAGGGATTGCTGGAATTGACGGCAATGGTCAAAGCGAGTTAATCGAAGCAATAACAGGTCTGCGAAAATCTAAATCTGGTTCTGTATCGATTAACGGAACGAATGTGACCAATCAAAAACCGCGTAAGATTACAGAGTCTGGTGTAGGGCATATTCCACAGGATCGTCATAAGCATGGATTAGTTCTAGACTTTTCTATCGGTCATAATATTGCATTACAAACTTATTACCAACATCCTATTTCGAAAAATGGAATAATGAATTATTCAAAAGTTTCCGAGCTAGCGCAAAAAATTATTAAAGATTTTGATGTGCGAACACAAGGGGAGCACACACCTGCACGTGCACTTTCTGGAGGAAACCAGCAAAAAGCAATTATTGGACGAGAAGTTATACGAGATCCAGAATTATTGATTGCGGCATTACCAACACGTGGACTTGATGTAGGTGCTATCGAATTTATTCATCAACGTCTTATTGAACAACGGGATAACGGAAAAGCGGTACTTCTGCTTTCATTTGAATTAGATGAAGTTATGAATGTATCTGACCGTATTGCAGTTATTTATGATGGACAAATTGTAGATACATTGTTGCCAAAAGAAACCTCTGAACAAGAGCTTGGGTTATTGATGGCAGGTCAAAAAAAGAATTCAAAGATAGTTAATCAGGGGGAAACAACTCATGTCGAATAGACTAATAAATATACTTGTCCCTGTAATTTCTGTTATTTTAGGGTTGCTTGTAGGAGCAGTTGTTATGCTGGTGAGTGATTATGATCCAATAGCTGGCTATGCTGCACTATGGAATGGTATTTTTGGGGATGCCTATGCAATTGGAGAAACTATTCGTCAAATAACTCCATATCTACTTGCAGGTTTATCCGTAGCATTTGCTTTCCGTACGGGATTATTTAACATCGGGGTTGAAGGACAATTATTAGTAGGCTGGTTTGCAGCAGCTTATGTAGGGATTGCATTTGATTTACCTATGTATATCCATTTACCATTTGCTATTATAGCAGCAGCTTTAGCTGGAGCTTTATGGGCCTTTATCCCGGGTCTTTTAAAGGCCAAATTACAGGTACATGAAGTAATTGTAACAATTATGATGAACTATATTGCTTTACATACAACGAATGCTCTAATTAAAGTAGTGTCGGATGGTGGGGACAATACAGGTACAATTAGCGCAACTGCTTCATTAAAATCAGCATTTTTTGAAAGTATTACAGATTACTCTCGTTTGCATTATGGTATTTTTATAGCACTTGCAATGGTTTTACTGATGTGGTTTATATTAGAAAAAACAACAACTGGCTACGAGTTAAAATCAGTTGGATTTAATAAACATGCATCAGAATATGCAGGTATGAATGTAAATAAAAACATAATTCTTTCTATGGTTATTTCCGGTGCATTTGCGGGACTAGCAGGTGCAATGGAAGCTTTAGGTACTTTCCAATATGCAAATGTTAAAGGTGGATTTACTGGTATTGGTTTTGATGGGATTGCAGTTGCCTTATTAGGTGCCAATACACCACTGGGAGTAATTTTCGGTGCGGTACTGTTTGGATCGTTAAAATATGGAGCTCTCAATATGCCGAACGAAGCTGGTATTCCAGTAGAAATCGTTTCTATTGTAATAGCTATTATCATATTCTTCGTAGCATGTGGTTACGTTATTCGATATTTCCTTGAAAAAGCGAATAAGAAAAAGGAGGCGAAATAATATGAGCTTCTTAGATGTATTATATTTTATTATCCCTTCTGCTATTTTCTATGCAGCTCCTTTAATCTTTACAGCAATCGGTGGAGTTTTCTCCGAACGATCTGGTGTTATTAACATCGGATTAGAAGGTTTAATGGTTATGGGTGCATTTATCGGTATTCTATTTAACTTAATGTTTGTTGATACATTTGGTGCAATGACTCCATGGGTTTCGTTAATCGCAGCAATGATTGTTTCAGGATTATTCTCAGTTATGCATGCTGTAGCATCGATTTCTTTCCGTGCGGATCAAACAATATCTGGGGTTGCGATCAATATGTTAGGGGTTGCAATAGCTCTTTTCTCTGTGAAAATGATCTATGGTAAAGGACAAACAGATTATATTCAAGAACGATTTATCCGTTTTGATATACCATTATTAAGTGATATTCCAGTAATTGGACCAATGTTATTTAAAGATGTATATGGTACTTCTATTTTGGCAATCGGTATCGCTTTGATGGCTTGGTTTGTAATTTATAAAACTCCATTTGGATTGCGCTTACGTGCTGTTGGAGAACATCCGATGGCAGCAGATACAATGGGGGTAAATGTTACTAAAATGCGTTATATTGCCGTTATCTTGTCTGGTGCACTTGCAGGATTAGGTGGAGCAGTATACTCTCAATCGATTTCTGGTGAATTCAGTCACACTACTATAAATGGTCAAGGGTTCATGGCTCTTGCAGCAATGATTTTTGGTAAATGGCATCCGCTTGGTGCACTAGGAGCGGCATTGTTCTTTGGATTTGCTCAAGCATTAAGTATTGTTGGTGGACAGATTCCATATGTGAAAGAAGTTCCAA is drawn from Psychrobacillus sp. INOP01 and contains these coding sequences:
- a CDS encoding ABC transporter ATP-binding protein, translating into MDYVIEMLGIRKEFGSFVANDNITLQLKKGEIHALLGENGAGKSTLMNVLFGLYQPEAGEIKVKGKTVKVTDPNVANDLGIGMVHQHFMLVENFTVTENIILGNELTKAGVVNIKDAAKKIQKLSEMYGLDVDPTAKIEDISVGMQQRVEILKTLYRGADILIFDEPTASLTPQEINELIQIMKRLIQEGKSIILITHKLKEIMDVSDRVTVIRKGEGIGTVVTAETNPNELASLMVGRQVEFKTVKSEANPADDTLVIKDLVVADYRGIDKVKGLNLTVRKGEILGIAGIDGNGQSELIEAITGLRKSKSGSVSINGTNVTNQKPRKITESGVGHIPQDRHKHGLVLDFSIGHNIALQTYYQHPISKNGIMNYSKVSELAQKIIKDFDVRTQGEHTPARALSGGNQQKAIIGREVIRDPELLIAALPTRGLDVGAIEFIHQRLIEQRDNGKAVLLLSFELDEVMNVSDRIAVIYDGQIVDTLLPKETSEQELGLLMAGQKKNSKIVNQGETTHVE
- a CDS encoding ABC transporter permease codes for the protein MSFLDVLYFIIPSAIFYAAPLIFTAIGGVFSERSGVINIGLEGLMVMGAFIGILFNLMFVDTFGAMTPWVSLIAAMIVSGLFSVMHAVASISFRADQTISGVAINMLGVAIALFSVKMIYGKGQTDYIQERFIRFDIPLLSDIPVIGPMLFKDVYGTSILAIGIALMAWFVIYKTPFGLRLRAVGEHPMAADTMGVNVTKMRYIAVILSGALAGLGGAVYSQSISGEFSHTTINGQGFMALAAMIFGKWHPLGALGAALFFGFAQALSIVGGQIPYVKEVPTYFLHILPYALTILAVAGFIGRANAPKASGIPYIKGKR
- a CDS encoding ABC transporter permease, producing the protein MSNRLINILVPVISVILGLLVGAVVMLVSDYDPIAGYAALWNGIFGDAYAIGETIRQITPYLLAGLSVAFAFRTGLFNIGVEGQLLVGWFAAAYVGIAFDLPMYIHLPFAIIAAALAGALWAFIPGLLKAKLQVHEVIVTIMMNYIALHTTNALIKVVSDGGDNTGTISATASLKSAFFESITDYSRLHYGIFIALAMVLLMWFILEKTTTGYELKSVGFNKHASEYAGMNVNKNIILSMVISGAFAGLAGAMEALGTFQYANVKGGFTGIGFDGIAVALLGANTPLGVIFGAVLFGSLKYGALNMPNEAGIPVEIVSIVIAIIIFFVACGYVIRYFLEKANKKKEAK
- a CDS encoding BMP family protein, with amino-acid sequence MTKRKFGLGLSLVLAAGTILGACGSKDEETTTPKDSDGKGSEGTTEAVDFSLAMVTDVGGVDDKSFNQLAWEGIEAFGQENGLEKGTGGYDYLQSSSDADYITNLNNLVRRDFDVVYGIGFLMEEPIKTIAEQQPEAQLAIIDSIVDAPNVASVMFKEQEGSFLAGVAAALMSESKQIGFVGGMEIPVIERFEAGFLEGVKAVDPSIKVDVQYTGKFDDAALGKTTANRMYSSGVDIIFHAAGGTGNGVFAEAKERKTKDANANVWVIGVDSDQYEEGAVGNTNVTLTSMQKRVDIAVQNIAKEAMAGKFPGGTTVTYGLAEEGVQLADSRGAIPQEILDQVQEYSDKIAAGEIVVPETVEK
- a CDS encoding GntR family transcriptional regulator, with the protein product MTIKVDHRHLYLQVIDRLKQDIDKGIFKEKEKLPSEFELAKSLGVSRATLREALRLLEEENVIVRRHGVGTFVNSKPIFTSGIEQLSSVSSMIRKAGMEPGTIYLSSMQAIPSEDDILRFQCGDEQSVVTMERVRTANGEPVVYCVDKVPKNYLPNDFLIREEGSIFTALEESGEIRISYAVTFIDPVGYHEIASPTLNCEPETSLLVLKQLHYDENDRVVLYSKNYFRADKFSFHVVRKRV